The Merismopedia glauca CCAP 1448/3 genome has a window encoding:
- a CDS encoding alpha/beta hydrolase, which produces MTSKKLFFKKRVGFVPIQVSVPLQDLRELVETRQPSSLTIGVLTKLGNIDINDIANFLSISISPPATVSNRVLRTEIGKRITDVLEIIVKSTSGVSIHQLICDGVESSLKKGGKLSLIDILEAMSSEVVLDVDELINFYQAYADINKFFYVEVESKSNVKGRDIFLWHFVERSHLDKSTKNTILARMGVEVNQLTATDKTIDLENFIRGLDRDLIREILEGCDTLANEYSIKNDRNSSLVNALISHIKPLSNLNNEWIFKGGFEATVRAVQFSCDGKFLAAGSDDKSLQIWKTYDGGNSYTRRFKLTHEAEVRAIAFSPKGYILASAGEDRFIRLWNCQNGESIRSFPRTQKYGIFSLAFINEDTLACGSWDRSITICNTSQGAMNRTLTGHEGSVWSMDFQPSANILASGSDDKTVRLWDMETGKTLRVLNGHTGGVFSVKFSPDGRTLATGNWDKSIRLWRVENGKCLAELKGHEAAVWQLRYTSDSNFLISSADDNSIRVWNIDTQEVQLKLQGHTNGVYSLDISPIQPLVVSGSWDKTLRIWRLDLKKNIDGKIKTSNILDIEA; this is translated from the coding sequence ATGACATCAAAAAAACTATTCTTCAAAAAGCGTGTAGGTTTTGTTCCCATACAAGTTTCCGTCCCCTTGCAGGACTTGAGGGAGTTGGTTGAGACTCGACAGCCAAGTAGTTTAACGATTGGTGTGTTAACGAAACTGGGCAATATTGATATTAACGATATAGCAAACTTTTTAAGTATTAGCATCAGCCCGCCAGCCACTGTAAGCAATCGAGTTTTGCGAACGGAAATCGGCAAAAGAATTACAGATGTATTAGAGATTATAGTTAAAAGTACATCGGGCGTTTCAATTCATCAACTCATCTGCGATGGGGTTGAGAGTTCTTTAAAAAAAGGTGGGAAACTAAGCTTAATAGACATTTTAGAAGCAATGTCCAGTGAAGTAGTTTTAGATGTTGACGAGCTTATTAATTTTTACCAAGCTTATGCAGACATAAATAAGTTTTTCTATGTGGAAGTAGAAAGTAAATCGAATGTCAAAGGACGCGACATTTTTCTTTGGCATTTCGTCGAGCGCAGTCACTTAGATAAATCTACAAAAAACACTATACTAGCCCGTATGGGAGTTGAGGTAAATCAACTAACGGCAACAGACAAAACAATCGATCTAGAAAATTTTATTAGAGGATTAGATCGAGATTTAATTCGAGAAATACTAGAGGGGTGCGATACTTTAGCAAATGAATACTCTATAAAAAATGACAGGAATTCCTCGCTAGTAAATGCCTTAATTAGTCACATTAAGCCTTTGTCTAACCTGAATAATGAATGGATATTTAAAGGAGGATTTGAAGCAACTGTACGAGCGGTACAATTTAGCTGTGATGGAAAATTTCTAGCGGCGGGTAGTGATGATAAATCGCTCCAAATTTGGAAAACCTATGATGGAGGTAACAGTTACACTCGACGCTTCAAGTTAACCCATGAAGCTGAGGTGCGTGCAATCGCTTTTAGTCCCAAAGGATACATCCTCGCTAGCGCTGGAGAAGATAGATTTATCAGATTATGGAATTGCCAAAATGGTGAGTCAATCCGTTCGTTCCCGCGCACCCAAAAGTATGGGATATTTAGCTTAGCATTCATAAATGAAGATACTTTAGCTTGCGGAAGTTGGGATCGAAGTATTACGATCTGCAATACTTCTCAAGGTGCCATGAACCGGACATTAACAGGACATGAAGGTTCAGTTTGGTCAATGGATTTCCAACCGTCTGCTAATATTTTAGCTAGCGGTTCTGACGATAAAACTGTTCGCCTTTGGGATATGGAAACGGGAAAAACTCTAAGAGTTTTAAACGGACATACTGGTGGAGTATTTTCAGTTAAATTTAGCCCAGATGGAAGAACGCTCGCAACTGGAAATTGGGATAAATCTATCCGTCTTTGGCGCGTTGAGAATGGCAAGTGTTTGGCAGAATTGAAAGGGCATGAAGCCGCAGTCTGGCAACTTCGTTATACATCAGATAGCAACTTTCTCATTAGTAGTGCAGATGATAATTCCATAAGAGTTTGGAATATAGATACGCAAGAGGTTCAATTGAAATTACAAGGACACACAAATGGTGTCTACAGTCTAGATATTTCGCCTATTCAGCCTTTGGTGGTTAGTGGAAGTTGGGACAAAACCCTGCGGATATGGAGATTGGATCTTAAAAAAAATATCGATGGAAAAATAAAAACTAGTAATATATTGGATATTGAAGCTTAA
- the dndE gene encoding DNA sulfur modification protein DndE, whose translation MEPPTDRIRLSQTAKDQLTKLKRLTKIDQWNILCRWALCYSLAEPTIPSPVPIPADSNVEMTWRVFGGDLADFLLIALKQRCHNDGLATDKDTLTTQLRLHLHRGIGYLAGDSNLKKVEDLLLLGLGD comes from the coding sequence ATGGAACCACCAACCGATCGCATTCGCCTTTCCCAAACTGCCAAAGATCAACTTACTAAACTCAAACGCCTCACCAAGATAGATCAGTGGAATATCCTCTGTCGGTGGGCGTTATGTTATTCCTTAGCTGAACCAACCATTCCCTCACCCGTACCAATTCCCGCCGATAGCAACGTAGAAATGACTTGGCGAGTTTTTGGGGGCGATCTGGCAGATTTCCTGCTGATCGCCTTAAAACAACGCTGTCACAATGACGGTTTAGCTACCGATAAAGACACCCTCACTACCCAATTGCGCTTACACCTACATCGCGGAATCGGTTATTTAGCAGGGGATTCCAATCTCAAAAAAGTGGAAGATTTGCTCCTGCTAGGATTGGGGGATTGA